The sequence below is a genomic window from Halarchaeum grantii.
GTGGAACCCGACCGTGCAGGGCGCGAAATGCGAGGACACCGCGCTCGTCACCGACGCGGGAGTGGAGGTGGCGACGACGACGGGCGAGTGGCCGACGACGACCTACGAGGCGGTCGGCTACGACGCCCGCGTCGCCTTCCACGACCCGCTCGACCCCTGAGGTTCGACAACCGTCGTATAAACAATTATGTGGTCGTCGAACTAGCTGGCGTGTGTGCAGTACACGTGTACGCGATGTGCGACCGACGTGACGCGACAGAACGGACTCCTCGTCTGCCAGAACTGCGGCTACGCCCCGAAACACGGCGCGGACTAAAAGGAGAAGAGTAGCCCTCAGTCGACCAGTTCGGGACTCTCCCAGTACTCGTGGTCGTCGATCGCCCGGTAGCAGGCGACGCGGTGATTCCCGGCGTCGTCGACGTCCGTGCCCGGCGGTTCTTCCTTGCAGACCTCACGCGCCTCCGGACAGCGCGTGTGGAAGCGACAGCCCTCCGGCGGGTCGCGCGGGTCCGGGATGTCGATCTTGCGAAGCGGCGACTCCGGTTCCTCCTCGGCGTCCGGATTCAGGTTCGGCGCCGCCCACATCAACACCTTCGTGTACGGGTGCTGGGGGTTCTCGATGACCTCGTCTATCGGGCCGATTTCGACGAGCTCGCCGAGGTACATCACGCCGATGCGACCGTCCGCCTTCCCCGTCACGTAGCTCGCGTTCGAGAGGTTGTGGCTGACGAAGAGGTAGGAGGTGTCGAACTGGTCCTGCAGTTCGAGCATCAGGTCCATCATGTCGATGCGGAGGCTCACGTCGAGCGCGCTCACGGCCTCGTCCGCGAGGATGAGGTCCGGGTTCATCAGCAGCGCGCGGATGAGCGCGACGCGCTGGCGCTCGCCGCCCGAGAGCTGGTGCGGATAGCGGTTCGCGTAGTCCTCCGGGGGCTCCATTCCCACGCGGGAGAGCATCTCGTGGACGCGCTCGCGCCGGTCGAAGGCGTCCATGTCGGGTTTCGTGAGCTTCAGCGGCACCATGAGCGAGTGCAACACCGTCTTGTTCGGGTTGAGCGACGCGCCGGGGTCCTGATGGATGATCTGGAGCGCGCGGCGGATGCGCTCGAAGGGGATCTCGACGTCGCCGTCCTTGTCGCGGGCCTCCCAGACGTCCTGCCCGCGGTACGCTATCGAGCCCTCTGTCGGGCGTTGGGTCCCGATCGCCGTCTTCCCGAGCGTCGTCTTCCCGCAACCGGACTCCCCGACGAGCGCGACGACGTCGTTCTCCTCGATGTCGAGGCTGACGCCGTCGACGGCTTTCACGACGTCTTTCTCGCGGGAGAAGATGCCGGACTCGGACTCGAAGTGGACGTGGACGTCGTCGAGCGAGACGACGTGCTCGCCCTCAGTCATTGTACTCTACCTCCTGCAGGTTCAGCGGGATCTCCTCGCGAGTCCGGTCGATGTAGTGGCATTTGGATTGGTGGTCGGCGCTGCCGCCGGCGGACTGGAACGGCGGGTCGTTTTGCACGCAGTTCTCGTCGGAGATCGGACAGCGCGGGTGATACGTACAGCCCACGGGCACGTTCACCGGGTCCGGGCTCTTGCCCTCGATCGGCCGCATCTCCTCGCGCGGCGTGTCGAGGTTCGGCGTCGAGTTGAGGAGCGCGCGCGTGTACGGGTGTTTCGAGTCCGTGAGGACGTCGTAGGCGGGGCCGACCTCGATAAACTCGAAGGCGTAGAGGACGCCGATCCGGTCGGCGAGGTTGGCGACGAGCGGGAGGTCGTGCGTGATGAAGACGATGGTGAGGTCGCGCTCGCGGCCGATCTTCCGGATGAGCTCGATGATGGAGCGCTGCATCAGGAGGTCGAGCGCGGCCGTCGGCTCGTCCATCACGAGCACCTCGGGTTCGAGGAGGAGCGAGAGCGCGAGGAGCGCGCGCTGCTTCATCCCCCCGGAGAGCTCGTGCGGGTAGGACTCGAAGACCTGCTCGGGCTCGAGGTAGAGCTGTGAGAGGAGTTCGTCCGCGTGCTCCATGCCCGCATCGACGTCGCGGCCGTGCGTCTTCAGCGTCTCCTCGAAGTGGTCGCCGATGGTCATCGTCGGGTTGAACGAGCTCATCGCGCCCTGGAAGACCATCGCGATCTGCTCCCAGCGGATCTCCTTGATCTCGGCCTCCGACTGGTCGAGGAGGTCGATGGGCTCGCCCTCTTCGGGGTGGAACATGATCTCCCCGGAGAGCACGCCG
It includes:
- a CDS encoding ABC transporter ATP-binding protein yields the protein MHAEATHKFDVTDPIFEVRNASVTFDMERGESKVMDSVDMDVDRSEILGVVGESGSGKSMFASALLDAVPEPGVLSGEIMFHPEEGEPIDLLDQSEAEIKEIRWEQIAMVFQGAMSSFNPTMTIGDHFEETLKTHGRDVDAGMEHADELLSQLYLEPEQVFESYPHELSGGMKQRALLALSLLLEPEVLVMDEPTAALDLLMQRSIIELIRKIGRERDLTIVFITHDLPLVANLADRIGVLYAFEFIEVGPAYDVLTDSKHPYTRALLNSTPNLDTPREEMRPIEGKSPDPVNVPVGCTYHPRCPISDENCVQNDPPFQSAGGSADHQSKCHYIDRTREEIPLNLQEVEYND
- a CDS encoding ABC transporter ATP-binding protein — its product is MTEGEHVVSLDDVHVHFESESGIFSREKDVVKAVDGVSLDIEENDVVALVGESGCGKTTLGKTAIGTQRPTEGSIAYRGQDVWEARDKDGDVEIPFERIRRALQIIHQDPGASLNPNKTVLHSLMVPLKLTKPDMDAFDRRERVHEMLSRVGMEPPEDYANRYPHQLSGGERQRVALIRALLMNPDLILADEAVSALDVSLRIDMMDLMLELQDQFDTSYLFVSHNLSNASYVTGKADGRIGVMYLGELVEIGPIDEVIENPQHPYTKVLMWAAPNLNPDAEEEPESPLRKIDIPDPRDPPEGCRFHTRCPEAREVCKEEPPGTDVDDAGNHRVACYRAIDDHEYWESPELVD